GTGGCGGGGCATTAGGGTTGGAAAGCTGGCACCCGAAGGGTGCAATGCGGCAGGGTGACCTTACCGGAAGTCTTCGCTTCGCTCGAAATCCGGCTAGTGGCTGCAAGCCAAAGGCTTGTGTGAAATGTTGCACCTGTTTCGTCGAGGGCCTTGGCCTCGCATCCGCAGGATGCCAGCTATCTAGCCGCGATGTCGCCGCAGGCGACTTCCGGTTGTGTCCGCCACACCAGCCAGCATCCGCAAGGATGCCAGACAATCAGATCGTCCAGCCCTTTTCTGGTTAAATAAACCGCCCTTACGACCCACAGAGCGCGAACATCGCGATACCGGCGGCGACGCCGGCGTTGAGGCTGTTGATCTTGCCCTGTTGCTCGACGCGGACGATGTATTCGGCCTGATTGATGATGAACTGGCCGACGCTCTTGTCTTCGCCGCCGATCACGAGCAGCAGCTTGTCGGGGATCTGCTTGGCGAGGTCGCGCAGGTCGATCGTGCCCTTGGCGTCGAGCGCGGCCACCTTGTAACCGGCTTCCTGGGCCAGTTGCACGTATTTGTTGGCCGTGCAGTCTTTCGCGATCTGCATGAACTCGGCCGCGCCGGCGGAGACCTTGACCACGCTGGGGTAGACATCAGGCACGCCCTTGGTCGGCAGCAGCACGCTGGTAAAGCCGAAAATCTCGGCGCTGCGGAGGATCGCGCCCACGTTATGCGGGTCTTCCACGTTGTCGAGCAGCAGCAGGCGGGGCGGGGCGTTTTCGAAGACGCTTTCGAACTTCGCGTAGGGGTAGGTGCCCGTGCGCAACACGACGCCCTGGTGCTCGCGCGAACCGCTGAGCTGGATCAGGCGACCCTTGTCGCACAGCTCGACCGGCACGCCTTGGCGCTGGAGCAGGTCGTGCAGTTTGGCGAGCCGACCGCTCTGGTAGGTCTGCTCGTTGAGGAAGGCGTCGTAGACGGTGCGGCGTCCGGCCCGCAGGCACTCGAACGCGGGGTTCAACCCATACAGAAATTCACGCGATGATTTGGCCACGGCTGAAAATGGAGCATGCTTGGCCGCTCGCCGTCACGCGGCAAGGGGAAAACGAGTCTCTGCCTAATCCCGCTCGGTGCTGAGGTCGGGGATGCGGCTGAAGGCGATGCGCAGGGGCGCTTCTTTCATGCCGCCGAGGGCGCTGCCCATAAACACGGTGCGGGAGCCGAAGCGCTGGTTGAGCGCGTCCATCGCCTTGTCCATATGAGCGCGGCGGGGGTCGTCGAGCAGCTCGGGGAAGAGGGAGCCGGCGACGTTTTCCGCCGGGCTCAGGTCGGTCAGCGTAACCGCGACCTTGAGGGGGTAGCCGTGGTGGGGGATGTCTTCCCACAGGCGATTGAGCGCGGCCGTCAGCTCTCGGGTGTCCTGGACGGCCCCGAGGCGCAGGTGGCGCTTGTGTTTCTGGTTGCCCATCAGGCGCACGCTCAGCTCGAGGGTGCCCGCGAAGTAGCCCATCTTGCGCAGGCGCAAGGCGGCCTTTTGCAGCAGGCGGTGGGTGATGGCGCGGGCGCTCGTCCAGCTACGCTTGTCGGGCGCGATGACGTGCGAATGACCGACCGTACGCCGCTGGGTCTCCGTACCGTCCCAGTCTTCGCCGCGCAGCCGCGCGTAGTAGCGCAGGCCCTCGATGCCGCCCCACACGTCGCGCATTTCCTCCTGGCTCAGTGCGCAAAGCTGCTCGACGGTATGGACGTTATGGGCTTTGAGCCGGGCGTCCATCGAGGGGCCTATGCCGTAAAGGTCTTTTGGCTTCAGCTCGTAGAGTGCTTGCGGGAGGTTTTGGGGCTCGATGATCATGAGGCCGTTCGGCTTGCGCATCCCGC
The sequence above is drawn from the Verrucomicrobiota bacterium JB022 genome and encodes:
- a CDS encoding RNA methyltransferase gives rise to the protein MAKSSREFLYGLNPAFECLRAGRRTVYDAFLNEQTYQSGRLAKLHDLLQRQGVPVELCDKGRLIQLSGSREHQGVVLRTGTYPYAKFESVFENAPPRLLLLDNVEDPHNVGAILRSAEIFGFTSVLLPTKGVPDVYPSVVKVSAGAAEFMQIAKDCTANKYVQLAQEAGYKVAALDAKGTIDLRDLAKQIPDKLLLVIGGEDKSVGQFIINQAEYIVRVEQQGKINSLNAGVAAGIAMFALCGS
- a CDS encoding DNA polymerase; amino-acid sequence: MALRYMFFDFDSFFASCEQHLKPKLRGKPVGVVPMLADSTCCIAASYEAKRFGVRTGTKVAEARRLCPEIVFVEAKHDGYLKIHEQMKAIIENCLHVEAVMSIDEMYGLLPTHWQSPAEVRRITEQVKQALAAQIGPSVTCSVGVGPNLFTAKVGSGMRKPNGLMIIEPQNLPQALYELKPKDLYGIGPSMDARLKAHNVHTVEQLCALSQEEMRDVWGGIEGLRYYARLRGEDWDGTETQRRTVGHSHVIAPDKRSWTSARAITHRLLQKAALRLRKMGYFAGTLELSVRLMGNQKHKRHLRLGAVQDTRELTAALNRLWEDIPHHGYPLKVAVTLTDLSPAENVAGSLFPELLDDPRRAHMDKAMDALNQRFGSRTVFMGSALGGMKEAPLRIAFSRIPDLSTERD